GCAGGTTGGGTGCAAAGATGTGGGCATCTTCGTAGATAGTCCGATCCTGAATAATATCCTGACCGCCATCGCGAATTTCCTTCACCTGACGAAAACGACTGTTTAGGAAGTAGATCTGCAGGTTAAAGGACCAGCGTTGCATTTCGCGGTAAAAATCGTCCAGGTAAGGATTGTCCTCAACGTCTTCAAAATGGGGGGTCCACTTATAGTGTTTGGCAAGCAAACGAGTTAAGGTGGTTTTTCCTGATCCGATGTTTCCGGAAACGGCAATATGCATGATTGCTAATTTTAGCCCACAAATCTAAAATATTTTAGGGCTTGTTCGGGCTTTTACTTGGGCTTTGGACACGGTATTGATGGAGCTTATCACCATCGTATAAATACAATTGGGGATGAAAGTAAAATACCTGGCGAGCGGATTCGACCGGGCATATTAAATCCCAATGATTTTGGAGGTTTAAATTGTAGATGCGCAAGAGGCCATTGCTTAGCAATACACTGAGCTTTTGGTTGAAATAAGAATAGGAGCTCAGGCTAGTATCTAAGGAAAGCTTTTTTTGATAGGAGCCCTGGGCGTCGAAAAGTAGGAAGGATTCTTTTTCCGCTTGTTTGATGTGAACTACCAATTGATCAAAGCCTGCTTTGAAACTGAGTACCTCTGCTTGATCATCATTCAATATCTGACTAATGATGGGACTGCGATTCAGGATGCGATTCTCCACAAAGGAATAGCGAATCATTTGATCGGCATTTTGATCGTAGAGCCAGATACTGTTTTCGGCCGCTGCGGCAATGCTGCTGGGGTCGTTAAAGGTGTAAGCTAGGTTTAGCTCCCGACTTTGATTAAGGCGGTTATCCAGAATCCGTAGCTCATTCGAATTCTGGAAATAAACAATGGGATTCATGGGATTGAGCAGGTCTACATCGGATATGCTTCCTTGCAGTGGGTCGCTGTAGCTGGCCTGATACTCACCTTTATTATTGAGCTTGCGCAGTTCATTATCCAACACCAAATAGATGCTTCCAAATTGGTCTACCTGAATGAAGTCGGCCTGAGCTTTAAGCGGGATGCTATTTAGCCTTTCTAATTCCTGGCCCTCTAAGTTTAAGCACAGCAGGATACTTAAAATATAGAGGATAGCTTTCATGTTTGCAGGGCTAAAAGTTCTTCGATATGCTCGCGACTATTGCTGAGACGTGGCACTTTGTTTTGGCCGCCCAATTTGCCTTTTTGCTTGAGCCAATCGTAGAATAGTCCTTTGCGAGCGGAGATTACTTCCAGGGGTTTTAGGGCCATGCCTTTATGTCTTTTGGCTTCGTAGTCGCTGTTGAGGCCGCAGAGCTTTTGATCCAACAATTGCGCGAATTCTTCCAGACTATTAGGCTCTTGTTCAAATTCGATTAGCCATTGATGGGCACCACTTTCTTTGCGCTGCATAAAGATGGGCGCGGCGGTGTATTCATGAATGCGTGCACCCATTTCGTTGCATGTCGCAGTTAGGGCAGATTCGGCATTTTCGATAATCAATTCTTCTCCAAAAACATTTATAAAATGCTTGGTTCTTCCGCTAATGCGGAAACGATAGGGGCTAATGGAGCTAAAGCGGATGGTATCTCCAATCAGATAGCGCCACAAGCCGGCATTGGTGGATATTACCACCGCATAATTGGTGTTGAGCTTTACCTCTTCCAGGCCAATGGTTTTGGAATTGGTGCCATCAAATTGATCCATGGGGATAAACTCATAATAGATGCCATAGTCTAACATCAGGAGCATATCCTCACTTTCCTTCTGATCCTGAATGCCAAAGAAGCCTTCGGAAGCATTATAGGTTTCGAGGTAGTTGATGTCTTTGCCTATCAGTTCTTTAAACTGACTGCGGTAGGGGGCGAAGCTAACGCCACCATGCATATAGAGTTCGAGATTGGGCCATACATCAATAATGTGTTTTTTGCCACTGATGTCGAGCACTCTTTCGAGTAAAACCATCATCCAGGATGGGACCCCTGCTAATGAGGTTACATCTTCGCGCATGGAGGTGGTAGACATGGCCTCGATTTTGGCTTCCCACTCCTGCATCAAAGAAATTTTATTGCTGGGCGTACTGCGCATTTCCACCCAGAAGGGGAGGTTTTCGATGATGATGGCCGATACATCTCCGTAATAGGAGTTGATCTCTTCATTATCCACAAAGGTGCTACCACCCAATCGCAGGTTCATGCCGCTGAAAATGGTGGTTTCGGGATAGAGGTTGCAATAAATGCTGAGCAGGTCTTTGCCTCCTTTAAAGTGGCAATCTTCGATATGCTCATTGCTTACCGGAAGGAATTTACTCTTGGCATTGGTGGTGCCACTTGATTTGGCGAACCAGCGAATATCACCGGGCCACATTACATTATCCGCACCATCGCGAATGCGTTGCACCTCCGGTTCAATATCTTCATAGCGATGCAGGGGAATACGATCGCGAAACTCTTCATTGCTGCCAATCGACTTGAAATCGTAGCGTTTTCCCCATTCGGTTTGCGCAGCAGTACCCAATAGATTTTGCAGCACTTCGGCCTGCACTTCATGCGGGTATTTCATGAATAACTCCAACTGATGATAGCGTTTTTTCATGCGCCAGCTTAAGAAGGAATTTACCAGATCGAGCTTCATGGGTTGCGGTTGTTTTGTACTAGATTTACAGCTATGGAATTAACGCTAACTCTGGAAAAAATGCCGGCCTGGCTAAATGATGAAGGGCAAGCCACTTACATCTTAAAGGCCGATCAGGATTTCATTCAGTTACAACGCCTCCTTGGGCAGCAAATTACGATAGAATTCGTGAATGAGAAGTATTGCGCCAATTGTGGGAATCGCTTTGAGCAATTATACCGGATGGGATTTTGTCAGAATTGTTTCTTTACCTCGCCACAGGCGGGCGAAAGCATTATTAGACCAGAGTTGAGTCGTGCCCACGAAGGGATTGAAGATCGCGATTTGGAATTTGAAAAATCCTATCAGCTACAGCCCCATTTGGTGTATTTAGCCAATAGTGGTGATATTAAGGTAGGGGTTACGCGCATGGGACAAAGACCTACCCGCTGGATTGATCAAGGGGCTTCGGAGGCCATTGTTTTTGCCGAGACCGAAAATCGCTATCAAGCCGGGCAAATTGAAGTAGCTATGAAATCGCATTTGGGGGATAAAACTCCCTGGCAGCGAATGCTGAAAAATGAGATTCCCGAAATTAATCTGCTGGAAGAAAAGCAAAACTTGAAATCAAAATTGGAAGGCGATTTAGCGCAATTCTATTCCAGTGATGATCAGCTTTGGAAGATAGATTACCCAGTGCTGGAATATCCTACCAAAGTGAAATCCATAAATCTGGATAAGGAACCTCAAATTGAAGCAGTGCTCAAAGGCATACGCGGGCAGTACCTCATTTTTGAAGGGGGACGGGTGCTGAATGTGCGTGCCAATACAGGCTATCGCGTTAAGCTCTCTTTCGCTTAAGTCGATCGATCTCTACTTTTTTAAGACTGCTTAGGCCAACAATGGCCGGAATGGCCCAGTTGAAGAACCATACTGCGGTGCTGGCCAAAGTGAAGCTTAGGGCATCGGTCTCAAATACATCGAAGAAATACAAGGCCAAGGTGCCCTTAATGATGAAGTCGATTCCTGTATAACTGGGGATTAAGGCCGAAATAAAATAATACAGCGGTATAGACCAGTACAATTGCCAGGTGAGGAGTTCCGGTTTAAAGGCCAATAACACCAATGCCATTTGGGAGGAGAATAGCAGAAAACGCAAGGCATTGATAGCTAATACGGCTAGCTTCTGCTGGATAGTGGGTTTGCCTTTAATGAGATAGTCCTTTAAGGGACGATTCCACAATTCCTTTTCATGCAAAAGGCTGATCACCCTTTCCAAGCGTAGATATAGAGCCAGGCTAATCAGAATTGCTAAAAGGGCTAAAAGGCTGTATTGCAATCCTAAGCCTTGATTGGGTAACATAAAGGCTAAAATCCCAAAGCTTACAATGGCCTTGGAAAAGAGCTTAGGAGCATGAGTCCAGAAGGTGAGAAATAAGGCTTTCTTTCGATCGTAAGGTTTTTCTTGAATAAGGTAACGCCCAGCAATTTCGCCACTATTCATAGGTGATATAAATGCCAAGCCGTAGCATTTTAAATTATGAACCAGGGCTGTTTTGAGGCTGATGGGATGTAATATACTTTGAACGATACTCCAGGCCTGGGCATCAAAAAGCAGATTTAGAAACCACAAAAGAAGGAAGCCCGATAGGTAGTAAAGACTGTGATGGGTCCAGTTCCACTGTAAATGATCGAGCTCAATGGAGTCGAGTTTTAAATATAAAAAGTAAAAGGCCAAGCTAAGGAGCAGGACTTTTAGGGACCAGAAGAAAGCCTTGCCTACCATAATGCGATTTCTTCTCCGCGCTGCAATTTAAAATGGGCGCGAATCCAAAGAACCAGAGGATAAATGACCAAAGTGTCGGCAGCGGCAAAGAGAACTTTGAATAACCAGCCATCCCCGATTAAGGGTAGCATTTCATCAAAGCTTTTCAATCCCCAGAAGATTACACTGATTACCAGAACGGTGTCTACCAATTGCGAGAAGATAGTCGAGAAATTGTTCCGCAACCAAAGGTGATTGCCCTTGGTTTTTTGTTTGATGAGGTGGAAAATACGCACATCCACAAATTGGGCTACCAGGTAGGCGATCATGCTGGAAGCAATAACGCGCCAGGAGTTTTGGAATACGGTATCGAAATACTCATCACTTACTGGTGAGCCATCAATGGCAGGAAAGATATGCCCCAGGTAAAGGATTAGTAAAACCAGCAGGGAAGCGAAAAAACCGCTTAATACTACTAAGCCGGTATTACGGCGGCCATATATCTCACTGAGGATATCGGTAATTAAAAAGGTGAGGGGATAGGGAATTACCCCGGCAGAAACGATAAAGGTTTTGAAGCCTAAATCAACTTCCACAAATTTATTAGCCACTAGATTACAAGTAATCAGGGCCGCAATAAACAAAGCCGCCAGGACCACGAAGATGATCCCGGCGTGCTTATGTTGTTTTTTATTGAGTGTTTCGCTCATTAATCAATTTGCAAGTCGAACTCTAATCGAGTTTGGAAACCTTGACGTTTTTCAGCATTCTGAATCAAATCGAGGTAGTAGGCATATTGACCTAATTCCTTTTTGATTTGAGCCGATCCAAATCCCTGGTTCAATTCTTTTAAGAAGGCTTGTAAAGGATCTTCAAGTTCAGGATAGCTAATAACTCCGTAGTCGGCAGAGATTCCCGCTTTTTCTGCCGCTAAGGCTACGGCTTCATCTAAACCACCCATCATGTCTACTAAGCCTAGGTTTAAAGCTTGTTGCCCGGAGTAAACGCGACCCTGACCAATGCTGTCTACATAACTAATGTCCATGCCACGGCCTGTAGCCACTCTTTCTTTAAAGGTGCCATAAATTTGGTCTACCTGAGCGATCAAAATACGTTTCTCGGAAGGAGTGAGATCGCGATCCATAACTCCTAAATCGGAGTGCTTATTGGTGGCAACGGTTTCGATATTGATACCCAATTTATCGTGTAGTAATTCTTCAGCGGTAAAGAAAAGTCCAAAGGCACCAATACTTCCAGTTACGGTGTTTTCTTGGGCTAAGATCGTATCAGCGTAACAAGCGATGTAGTATCCACCACTGGCAGCCACATCACCCATAGAAGCAATTACGGGTTTAACCTGACGGGCTAAATCCATTTCACGCCAAATAATTTCAGATGCCAAAGCACTACCTCCAGGGCTATTTACCCGCAGAACGATGGCTTTTACCTTATCACTTTCGCGCGCCTTGCGAATGGCTCGGGCGATACGTTCAGATCCGATGGTGTACTCATCACCTTCGCCACTTTGAATCTCCCCTTGAGCAACGATTACCGCAACACGATTATCATTGTAACCGGAATTGCCATTCAAATCTAATTTACTGGCATATTTAGCAGGCTTAATGAAGTTAACGGATGAGATTTTATCTACGGCCACGGCCTTGCTCAACATTTCATCTACCTGGTCTTGATAAGCTAGGCCTTGGATTAAGCCAGCTTCCGCAGCCACTTTAGGGTCGGTTAGAAGATTATCGGCCATAGAATTGAGTTGCTCAACAGAGATACCGGTGCTGGCCGAAATATCAGAAAGGTATTGCCCCCAAACGGAACCAAGTAATTCGGTTAATTGCATGCGGTTCGCCGTACTCATGGAATCAGAAAGGAAGGGCTCAACTGCCGATTTAAACTTATTTCCGGTAGCACGAAGTACAACAGGCTTAACGCCGATATTATCCAAAGCTTGGCGGTAATAGGTAACATTTGCACTCATTCCTGAGAATTCGATGATACCCTCTGGGTTTACCATAAAGCTATCGGCAACCGAAGCAAGGTATAATCCTTTTTGAGTGAGAACTTCAGAGTAGCCATACACGAATTTGCCACTGCTTTTGAAGTCCAGAATCGCTTCTCGGATATCTTTTAAGGTAGCACTTCCAGCCATGGGAATTCCGCCATCCAGGAATACGCCTTTGATTTTCGGATCATCCTTAGCTGCTTTTAAGGCTGCGATTACATGGTCGAGACCCACGGCAGATTCCAGTTCACCCGAAAAGGGATCGAAGCTGTCAAAGGGATTGTTCTGTGCTCTTTCTACATATCGAGTATTCATGTCGATACGTAAAACAGTGTTATCCAATACTTCTAGCTCCGGGCTCTGAATGGAGGCCAGGGAGGCAAAGAAGATGAAAATGATAAAAATTAAGATTCCACCACCTAAGATGGAAGCCACCAACATTTTGAGGAAAGATTTCATTTTAGAAATTTAGTTTTGCGTTGCATTAGCAATATTAAGTAATACTGAGATTTGTCGAAAGTTGTTCAGGGCGTTTATCTGCTCTTAGGCGCGAATCTGGGAAATCCTCCAGAGACCTTCCAGCGGGCAATCCAATTGCTGAACTCTTCCATTACTATTAGTAGGAAATCCTCGCTGTTTATTACAGCGCCCTGGAAAATGGAGAGTGAAAATTGGTTTTACAATCAAGTTTTAGAAGTGGAAACCGAGCTTTATCCGGATGGGCTATTAAGATTAATCCTAGATGTGGAAGGGGATTTAGGACGTTTGCGTAAGGGAGGGCAAGGTTATGAAGACCGGTTGATAGACATTGATATTTTATTATTTGGAAGTCAGGTTTATCAAGGTGCGGACTTACAGGTGCCTCATAAATTTCTGCATCAAAGGGCTTTTGCTTTAATGCCTTTATTGGAGCTTCAGCCGAAATGTCTAGAGCCCGGAACCGATATTCCCTATGAGAATTATTTAGAACGCTTAGATGAGGAGCGTCAAAAGATCAAGAAGCTTGAAGGATATTAAGTACATCGCCATAGAGGGCAATATAGGGGCTGGGAAAACAACGCTGGCCAAGCTTTTAGCCAAGCAATTGAAGGGGCGCCTTATTTTAGAGGAATTTGCGGACAATCCTTTTTTGGAGAAGTTTTATAAAGATCCGGAGCGTTATGCCTTTTCGGTGGAGATGGCCTTTTTGGCGGATCGCTATCATCAATTATCGGAATTGCCAAGCAGTGGCGATTTGTTTCAGCCTTATATCATAGCAGATTATGCGCCCTTTAAGAGTTTGATCTTTGCTCAGAATAATCTCAATGAGGCTGAGTTCCGCTTGTACCGTGAGTTTTGGCAAATGGCCTTTAATAAAATCCGTCAACCGGACCTGATTATTTACCTGCATCGAAGTAATCCAAATTTGATTCAAAACATCAAGAAGCGTGGTCGCAGCTATGAACAAAATTTGAAAGAGGATTACCTTTTAAAGTTAACAGAGCGTTACGGAGTGTATTTAAAAAATTTCTGGGACGGTAATATTTTAAGAATTGACGCTGATTTGCAGGATTTTTTACACTCCGAATCCGACGTCCAGTCTCTCATAGATCGAATTAAAGGCCTTTAGTTAGAAATTGAATAGATTTTAGGGGCTATTAATTTTTCTTCGAGCATTCATTTTTATTTGCTGTTACCCCCTTTTTAGTACTTTTGCCTAGTATTTGTATAAGAGCAACTACTTAACCTTTTATAATTGTATGAAAAGATTAGGATTACTTTTCGGATGTGTCTTAATGGCTGGTGGAATGAATGCCCAGGATAATGAGGTTCGGCTTTCCGAAGCTCACCGCAGCAATTTCAAACATTGGTCTCTTGGACTGAACGTAGGAGCTACAGCCTCTTTAGGTGATGCTGCTAGTTATTTCTTTGGTGAAAAAACTGACGCTATGCCTTCTGGTGTAGGTGGTTTCGAAATTGGTTTACGCGGTAACCTGAACTATTGGTTTAGCCCAACAATTGGTTTAACTGGATCTGCAGGGTATCATAGTACTTCTGGTACAGATGTGAACTACTATTTCGAAGGAAATTATATTGATGCTGACTTAAGCTTGAACTTCAACTTAAGCAACATGTTCCTTTATGGAAAGGATTATGATCGTAAGCACGCTTTATTATTTAGCATTGGTTTAGGTGCTACTTCTTTGGAAGCTGACGGTTATAATGAAGCAGGTCTATTGGTTTCGAGTGCAGGTGGTCCTGACCGTGCCTTTACTACTACTATTCCATTGCAATTGACTTATAAGCGTCAATTGAATCAAACTTGGGATTTAGATATTCTTTATAAGCACACTTTTGCCGGTATCGATGGTGCAGATGGTCTTAGTGTTCCTCCTACTGCTGATTTCTTCGGTTACTTCGGTGTAGGTGCTGCCTATAACTTCGGTTCTGACGATAAAGAGTCTATCGTATACTACAGTCCTTTCGAGGGCGTATTTGCTGATATGACCGAGATCAAGCAGAACTATGAGAAATTAGTTAATGATGACGATGGTGACGGAGTAAGTAACCTTTTCGATCAAGATAATAGCACTCCAGCTGACGTAAACGTTGGTCCTAACGGTGCTCCTCTTGATGTTGATGGTGACGGTATTCCTGATTACTTAGATGCTGATCCATTTACTCCTAAAGGAGCTAAAGTTGACGGCGAAGGTCGTATGGTTGACTCTGATGGTGACGGTGTAGGTGATCACATGGATCAAGAGCCTAATACTCCTAAAGGTGCCTTAGTTAACTTCAAAGGTATTTCTGTAGCCAGTGCTTCTTCTGGTGGTGGTGTAGGTGCTTACTTACCTTCAGTATTCTTCAACTTCAACAGTGCTACTGTAACTGATGCTAACTACATGCGTTTAGCTGCTATTGCTAGCACCTTGAAGTCTAATCCTAATGTTAAAATCGTTCTTACCGGTTACACTGATGCTTCCGGTCCAGAAGATTACAACAAGACTTTAGGTCAGCGTCGTGCTGATGAAGTAAAACAAGAATTGGTTCAAGTGTTCGGAATCGATGCTTCTCGTATCGAAACCAGCTCTAAAGGCGAAGGTGATCCTTTAGCAAAAGGTCACAATAACATCAATCGTCGTGTAGACGTTGCGGTTAAATAAGCCGATATAAAACAATAAAAAAGGCCTCCTGAGAAGGAGGCCTTTTTTTATGCCTTGATGCGTCGTACATAGTCCCAGAGTACGACTCCGGCGCTGACTGCTATATTTAGTGAATGCTTGGTGCCAAATTGGGGGATTTCGATGGCGCCATCACAGAAGGCGAGCACTTCATCGCTTACTCCGCTAACTTCATTTCCAAAAACAAAGATTTGCTTTTGCTTTAAGTCCGGTTCCCAATGGCGGAGATCAACAGAGCCTTCACATTGTTCTACGGCCCAAATTTGATAGCCTTCATTCTTCAGGGTTTCAAGCGAGCCTAAGCCATCAGATAAGCTTTCCCAATTAACCGATTCGGTGGCTCCCAAAGCGGTTTTTCGCATTTCCTTTGATGGTGTTGGGCTTAATCCGCCTAAATAGATTTTCTCACAGCGGAAGGCATCAGCAGTGCGGAAAACGGATCCTACATTAAGTAAACTTCGCACTTCATCTAAAGCAATTCGAAAGGGGAATTTGTCTTCCTCTTTAAATTCAGAAACGCTTAGTCTATTAAGCTCACTCATTCGAAGCTTTCTCATTGTCCTTTGTATTTTAGCTCGCTCGCAAATTACTTCAAATTGGCCGCTAAAAAGAAAACTCAGACCCCCTTAATGCAACAGTACAACGAGATCAAGCAGAAGCATCCCGATGCTATTCTCTTGTTTCGTGTGGGGGACTTCTATGAGACCTTCGGGGAAGATGCTATTGCAGCTAGTCGTATCCTTGGAATAGTATTAACCAAAAGAGCCAATGGCTCAGCGTCCGAAATTGAATTAGCGGGCTTTCCGCATCATTCTCTGGATACTTATTTACCTAAATTGGTAAGAACCGGACGACGGGTAGCTATTTGTGATCAATTAGAAGATCCCAAACAAACTAAGACCATTGTTAAGCGTGGGATTACTGAACTGGTAACGCCAGGTCTAACCACTCATGATCAGGTTTTAAATAGCGGCGAAAACAACTTCCTGGCGGCGGTGCATATGGGAGCTAGCCTTCAAGGGGTGGCATTTTGCGATCTCTCTACCGGTGAGTTTATGGTGGCCCAAGGGAATCATGAGCAGGTAGATAAACTGCTGCAAAGTTTAAGACCCACCGAGGTTCTGTATTCTAAGAGTAAGCGCAGGGTATTTGAAGATGTATACGCCAGTCAGGCCTATTCGTTCCCTTTGGATGAGTGGATTTTCCAATTCGAATTTGCAGAGCAAAGTTTACTCGACCATTTTAAAG
The Croceimicrobium hydrocarbonivorans genome window above contains:
- a CDS encoding GH3 auxin-responsive promoter family protein, producing MKLDLVNSFLSWRMKKRYHQLELFMKYPHEVQAEVLQNLLGTAAQTEWGKRYDFKSIGSNEEFRDRIPLHRYEDIEPEVQRIRDGADNVMWPGDIRWFAKSSGTTNAKSKFLPVSNEHIEDCHFKGGKDLLSIYCNLYPETTIFSGMNLRLGGSTFVDNEEINSYYGDVSAIIIENLPFWVEMRSTPSNKISLMQEWEAKIEAMSTTSMREDVTSLAGVPSWMMVLLERVLDISGKKHIIDVWPNLELYMHGGVSFAPYRSQFKELIGKDINYLETYNASEGFFGIQDQKESEDMLLMLDYGIYYEFIPMDQFDGTNSKTIGLEEVKLNTNYAVVISTNAGLWRYLIGDTIRFSSISPYRFRISGRTKHFINVFGEELIIENAESALTATCNEMGARIHEYTAAPIFMQRKESGAHQWLIEFEQEPNSLEEFAQLLDQKLCGLNSDYEAKRHKGMALKPLEVISARKGLFYDWLKQKGKLGGQNKVPRLSNSREHIEELLALQT
- a CDS encoding DUF2797 domain-containing protein encodes the protein MELTLTLEKMPAWLNDEGQATYILKADQDFIQLQRLLGQQITIEFVNEKYCANCGNRFEQLYRMGFCQNCFFTSPQAGESIIRPELSRAHEGIEDRDLEFEKSYQLQPHLVYLANSGDIKVGVTRMGQRPTRWIDQGASEAIVFAETENRYQAGQIEVAMKSHLGDKTPWQRMLKNEIPEINLLEEKQNLKSKLEGDLAQFYSSDDQLWKIDYPVLEYPTKVKSINLDKEPQIEAVLKGIRGQYLIFEGGRVLNVRANTGYRVKLSFA
- a CDS encoding lysylphosphatidylglycerol synthase domain-containing protein yields the protein MVGKAFFWSLKVLLLSLAFYFLYLKLDSIELDHLQWNWTHHSLYYLSGFLLLWFLNLLFDAQAWSIVQSILHPISLKTALVHNLKCYGLAFISPMNSGEIAGRYLIQEKPYDRKKALFLTFWTHAPKLFSKAIVSFGILAFMLPNQGLGLQYSLLALLAILISLALYLRLERVISLLHEKELWNRPLKDYLIKGKPTIQQKLAVLAINALRFLLFSSQMALVLLAFKPELLTWQLYWSIPLYYFISALIPSYTGIDFIIKGTLALYFFDVFETDALSFTLASTAVWFFNWAIPAIVGLSSLKKVEIDRLKRKRA
- a CDS encoding queuosine precursor transporter, encoding MSETLNKKQHKHAGIIFVVLAALFIAALITCNLVANKFVEVDLGFKTFIVSAGVIPYPLTFLITDILSEIYGRRNTGLVVLSGFFASLLVLLILYLGHIFPAIDGSPVSDEYFDTVFQNSWRVIASSMIAYLVAQFVDVRIFHLIKQKTKGNHLWLRNNFSTIFSQLVDTVLVISVIFWGLKSFDEMLPLIGDGWLFKVLFAAADTLVIYPLVLWIRAHFKLQRGEEIALW
- the sppA gene encoding signal peptide peptidase SppA: MKSFLKMLVASILGGGILIFIIFIFFASLASIQSPELEVLDNTVLRIDMNTRYVERAQNNPFDSFDPFSGELESAVGLDHVIAALKAAKDDPKIKGVFLDGGIPMAGSATLKDIREAILDFKSSGKFVYGYSEVLTQKGLYLASVADSFMVNPEGIIEFSGMSANVTYYRQALDNIGVKPVVLRATGNKFKSAVEPFLSDSMSTANRMQLTELLGSVWGQYLSDISASTGISVEQLNSMADNLLTDPKVAAEAGLIQGLAYQDQVDEMLSKAVAVDKISSVNFIKPAKYASKLDLNGNSGYNDNRVAVIVAQGEIQSGEGDEYTIGSERIARAIRKARESDKVKAIVLRVNSPGGSALASEIIWREMDLARQVKPVIASMGDVAASGGYYIACYADTILAQENTVTGSIGAFGLFFTAEELLHDKLGINIETVATNKHSDLGVMDRDLTPSEKRILIAQVDQIYGTFKERVATGRGMDISYVDSIGQGRVYSGQQALNLGLVDMMGGLDEAVALAAEKAGISADYGVISYPELEDPLQAFLKELNQGFGSAQIKKELGQYAYYLDLIQNAEKRQGFQTRLEFDLQID
- the folK gene encoding 2-amino-4-hydroxy-6-hydroxymethyldihydropteridine diphosphokinase, which produces MSKVVQGVYLLLGANLGNPPETFQRAIQLLNSSITISRKSSLFITAPWKMESENWFYNQVLEVETELYPDGLLRLILDVEGDLGRLRKGGQGYEDRLIDIDILLFGSQVYQGADLQVPHKFLHQRAFALMPLLELQPKCLEPGTDIPYENYLERLDEERQKIKKLEGY
- a CDS encoding deoxynucleoside kinase — encoded protein: MKDIKYIAIEGNIGAGKTTLAKLLAKQLKGRLILEEFADNPFLEKFYKDPERYAFSVEMAFLADRYHQLSELPSSGDLFQPYIIADYAPFKSLIFAQNNLNEAEFRLYREFWQMAFNKIRQPDLIIYLHRSNPNLIQNIKKRGRSYEQNLKEDYLLKLTERYGVYLKNFWDGNILRIDADLQDFLHSESDVQSLIDRIKGL
- a CDS encoding OmpA family protein translates to MKRLGLLFGCVLMAGGMNAQDNEVRLSEAHRSNFKHWSLGLNVGATASLGDAASYFFGEKTDAMPSGVGGFEIGLRGNLNYWFSPTIGLTGSAGYHSTSGTDVNYYFEGNYIDADLSLNFNLSNMFLYGKDYDRKHALLFSIGLGATSLEADGYNEAGLLVSSAGGPDRAFTTTIPLQLTYKRQLNQTWDLDILYKHTFAGIDGADGLSVPPTADFFGYFGVGAAYNFGSDDKESIVYYSPFEGVFADMTEIKQNYEKLVNDDDGDGVSNLFDQDNSTPADVNVGPNGAPLDVDGDGIPDYLDADPFTPKGAKVDGEGRMVDSDGDGVGDHMDQEPNTPKGALVNFKGISVASASSGGGVGAYLPSVFFNFNSATVTDANYMRLAAIASTLKSNPNVKIVLTGYTDASGPEDYNKTLGQRRADEVKQELVQVFGIDASRIETSSKGEGDPLAKGHNNINRRVDVAVK
- a CDS encoding TrmH family RNA methyltransferase; this translates as MRKLRMSELNRLSVSEFKEEDKFPFRIALDEVRSLLNVGSVFRTADAFRCEKIYLGGLSPTPSKEMRKTALGATESVNWESLSDGLGSLETLKNEGYQIWAVEQCEGSVDLRHWEPDLKQKQIFVFGNEVSGVSDEVLAFCDGAIEIPQFGTKHSLNIAVSAGVVLWDYVRRIKA